The Methanococcoides sp. AM1 DNA window ACTGACCGCCTTATTTGCGAACAGGTATTCAAAGCCGGAGCTGATGCGGTCATTACACACGGATTTACAGGTCGTGACAGCCTGGACTCCTGTGTAAAGGTGGCAGAAGAATATGGCAGGGACGTCTACGTTGTAACTGAAATGAGCCACCCCGGCGGTGTAGAGTTCTTCCGCCCTGTTGCAGAGACCATTGCGCAGATGGCCGCAGATGCCGGAGCTACAGGTGTTGTCGCACCAGCCACAAGACCTGAAAGGGTAAGGGATATCCGCAAGATCATCGGTCATGATCTGCATATAATCTCACCTGGCGTGGGTGCACAGGGTGGCAGTGCTGCCGATGTCATCAATGCAGGTGCTGACTGGGTGATCGTAGGACGTAGTATCTATAACTCAGATTCTCCTGCTGATGCTGCCATGAAGATATGCAATGATATGAAATGCTGATCTGTTATCTCGCCTGTGAT harbors:
- the pyrF gene encoding orotidine-5'-phosphate decarboxylase, producing MEKRNCLILALDVTDRENALRIANEVSEYVDSIKVGYPLVLGEGLGIVKELAEIAPVIADFKVADIPNTDRLICEQVFKAGADAVITHGFTGRDSLDSCVKVAEEYGRDVYVVTEMSHPGGVEFFRPVAETIAQMAADAGATGVVAPATRPERVRDIRKIIGHDLHIISPGVGAQGGSAADVINAGADWVIVGRSIYNSDSPADAAMKICNDMKC